The proteins below come from a single Corynebacterium glyciniphilum AJ 3170 genomic window:
- a CDS encoding LppP/LprE family lipoprotein, with the protein MTTLMYMDTLRRHHVAAVAALGCTAVLLTGCTQQDETPTATETVMNTVTDTVEQTQAPDNGAPSETTAEPSGDATADACEEAAVDNPLTGEEPIPVRVAEEETPDIFFHYTATDDQTDPCAPLSWVVLNGGNGTAENSNGTAGSSRQTVALFAEGELVTEPAPILARRIESVDRIDDSTVRVNYAFFGDAPAAADQNVPGSATFHWDDSRIEVSDNTIPVELNESTETLDLDSVT; encoded by the coding sequence ATGACTACCCTGATGTATATGGACACGTTACGCAGACACCACGTTGCCGCAGTCGCAGCTCTCGGTTGTACTGCCGTGCTGTTGACCGGATGCACACAGCAGGACGAGACCCCGACCGCGACCGAGACGGTGATGAACACCGTGACAGACACTGTCGAGCAAACCCAGGCCCCAGACAACGGCGCTCCGTCGGAGACAACCGCCGAGCCCTCCGGCGACGCCACGGCCGATGCCTGTGAGGAGGCGGCAGTGGATAATCCGCTCACCGGGGAGGAACCGATTCCGGTGCGTGTGGCAGAGGAGGAGACCCCCGACATCTTCTTCCACTACACCGCGACTGATGACCAGACCGACCCCTGTGCTCCCCTGTCGTGGGTGGTGTTGAACGGCGGCAACGGTACAGCCGAGAACTCGAACGGTACCGCCGGGAGCAGCCGTCAGACCGTGGCGCTGTTCGCAGAGGGCGAGCTCGTCACCGAGCCTGCCCCGATTCTCGCCCGGCGTATCGAGTCAGTCGACCGTATCGATGACAGCACAGTGCGGGTGAATTACGCCTTCTTCGGTGACGCGCCGGCGGCGGCCGACCAGAACGTCCCCGGTTCGGCGACGTTCCATTGGGACGATAGCCGAATAGAGGTTAGTGACAATACGATCCCCGTTGAACTCAATGAATCTACAGAGACGCTGGACCTCGATTCTGTGACATAG